The Helicobacter pylori genome contains a region encoding:
- the hopZ gene encoding Hop family adhesin HopZ — translation MRKTLLLSLSLSLAASLLNAEDNGFFISAGYQIGEAAQMVKNTGELKKLSDTYENLSNLLNNFNNLNQAVTNASSPSEINAAIDNLKANTQGLTGEKDNSPAYQAVSLALNAAVGLWNVIAYNVQCGPGNSGQQSVTFEGQPGHNSSSINCNLTGYNNGVSGPLSIENMKKLNDAYQAIQQALKQDSGFPVLDGAGKQVTINITTQTNGRQQEKTTTTTTTTITNNAQTLLQEASKMIGVLTTNCPWVNTAANSNGGAPWDLNTTGNVCQVFATEFSAVTSMIKNAQEIVAQAQSLNQQSNQSAPQDFNPYTSSDRAFAQNMLNHAQAQAKMLELADQIKTNLSTIPTHFVTSYLAACRNGGGTTPNEGVTSNTWGAGCAYVEETITALDNSLAHFGTQAEQIKQSELLARTILDFRGSLSTLNSTYNSITTTASNTPNSPFLKNLISQSTNPNNPAGLKTVYQVNQNAYSQLLSATQELGHNPFRRVGLISSQTNNGAMNGIGVQVGYKQFFGEKRRWGLRYYGFFDYNHAYIKSSFFNSASDVFTYGVGTDALYNFINDKTTKNSKISFGVFGGIALAGTSWLNSQYVNLATFNNFYSAKMNVANFQFLFNLGLRMNLAKNKKKASDHAAQHGVELGVKIPTINTNYYSLLGTQLQYRRLYSVYLNYVFAY, via the coding sequence ATGAGAAAAACCCTTTTACTCTCTCTCTCTCTCTCTCTCGCTGCTTCGCTTTTAAACGCTGAAGACAACGGCTTTTTTATAAGCGCGGGCTATCAGATCGGTGAAGCCGCTCAAATGGTGAAAAACACCGGCGAATTGAAAAAACTCTCAGACACTTATGAGAATTTGAGCAACCTTTTAAACAATTTTAACAACCTCAATCAGGCGGTAACAAACGCGAGCAGCCCTTCAGAAATCAACGCTGCGATCGATAATTTAAAAGCAAACACGCAAGGGTTGACCGGTGAAAAAGACAATTCCCCAGCGTATCAAGCCGTCTCTTTAGCGCTCAATGCGGCGGTAGGCTTGTGGAATGTGATAGCTTATAATGTCCAATGCGGTCCTGGTAACAGTGGCCAACAAAGCGTAACTTTTGAGGGCCAACCAGGACACAATTCAAGTTCCATTAATTGCAATTTAACCGGTTATAATAACGGGGTTAGCGGCCCTTTAAGTATTGAGAACATGAAAAAGCTTAACGACGCTTATCAAGCTATCCAACAGGCTTTAAAACAAGATAGCGGATTTCCTGTTTTGGATGGTGCAGGAAAACAAGTAACTATAAATATAACAACACAAACTAATGGGCGACAACAAGAGAAAACTACTACTACTACTACTACTACTATTACCAATAACGCTCAAACCCTTTTACAAGAAGCCAGTAAAATGATAGGCGTTCTCACTACAAACTGCCCATGGGTAAATACCGCTGCTAACTCAAACGGAGGGGCGCCGTGGGATTTAAATACGACAGGGAATGTGTGTCAGGTTTTTGCCACTGAATTTAGCGCGGTTACTAGCATGATCAAAAACGCCCAAGAAATCGTCGCACAAGCTCAAAGCCTTAACCAGCAAAGCAATCAAAGCGCGCCGCAAGATTTCAACCCTTACACTTCTTCTGATAGGGCTTTCGCTCAAAACATGCTCAATCATGCGCAAGCCCAAGCCAAGATGCTTGAACTAGCCGATCAAATCAAAACCAATCTCAGCACTATCCCTACACATTTCGTTACAAGCTACTTGGCAGCTTGCCGCAATGGGGGTGGGACAACACCTAATGAAGGGGTTACTTCCAACACTTGGGGGGCTGGTTGCGCGTATGTGGAAGAGACGATAACGGCTTTAGATAACAGCCTTGCGCATTTTGGCACTCAAGCCGAGCAAATCAAGCAATCTGAGTTGTTGGCGCGCACCATACTTGATTTTAGAGGCAGCCTTAGCACTTTAAACAGCACTTATAACAGCATCACCACGACCGCTTCAAACACGCCCAATTCCCCCTTCCTTAAAAATTTGATAAGCCAATCCACTAACCCTAATAACCCTGCGGGCTTAAAAACCGTTTATCAAGTCAACCAAAACGCTTATTCGCAATTACTAAGCGCCACGCAAGAATTAGGGCATAACCCTTTCAGGCGCGTTGGATTAATCAGCTCTCAAACCAACAACGGCGCGATGAATGGGATCGGCGTGCAAGTGGGCTATAAGCAATTTTTTGGTGAAAAAAGAAGATGGGGATTAAGGTATTACGGCTTTTTTGACTATAACCATGCTTATATCAAATCCAGTTTTTTCAATTCAGCCTCTGATGTGTTCACTTATGGGGTAGGGACAGATGCCCTTTATAACTTCATCAATGATAAAACCACCAAAAACAGCAAGATTTCTTTTGGGGTGTTTGGCGGGATTGCGTTAGCCGGCACTTCATGGCTGAATTCCCAGTATGTGAATTTAGCGACCTTCAATAATTTCTATAGCGCTAAAATGAATGTGGCGAATTTCCAATTCTTATTCAATTTAGGCTTGAGGATGAACCTCGCTAAAAACAAAAAGAAAGCGAGCGATCATGCCGCTCAGCATGGCGTGGAATTAGGCGTGAAGATCCCCACGATCAACACCAATTACTATTCTTTGCTAGGCACTCAACTCCAATACCGCAGATTGTATAGCGTGTATTTGAATTATGTGTTTGCGTATTAA
- the alaS gene encoding alanine--tRNA ligase yields MDIRNEFLQFFRNKGHAVYPSMPLVPNDATLLFTNAGMVQFKDIFTGMVPRPSIPRATSSQLCMRAGGKHNDLENVGYTARHHTLFEMLGNFSFGDYFKEEAILFAWEFVTKNLGFKPKDLYISVHEKDDEAVKLWEKFVPFDRIKKMGDKDNFWQMGDSGPCGPCSEIYIDQGEKHFKGSEDYFGGEGDRFLEIWNLVFMQYERSNDGVLSPLPKPSIDTGMGLERVQALLEHKLNNFDSSLFAPLMEEISELTSLDYASEFQPSFRVVADHARAVAFLLAQGVHFNKEGRGYVLRRILRRALRHGYLMGLKESFLYKVVGVVCEQFSNTHAYLKESKEMVMKECFEEEERFLETLESGMELFNLSLEHLNENKIFDGKIAFKLYDTFGFPLDLTNDMLRSHGACVDMQGFESCMQEQVKRSKASWKGKQNNADFSAILNAYAPNEFAGYETTECSAKALGFFDSDFKEITEANPNQEVWVLLEKTPFYAEGGGAIGDRGTLLKDNEEAAIVLDTKNFFGLNFSLLEIKRALKKGDQVIAQVSDERLEIAKHHSATHLLQSALREVLGPHVSQAGSLVESKRLRFDFSHPKALNDEELEKVEDLVNAQIFKHLNSQVEHMPLNQAKDKGALALFSEKYAENVRVVSFKEASIELCGGIHVENTGLIGGFRIVKESGVSSGVRRIEAVCGKAFYQLAKEESKELKNAKIALKNNDVIAGINKLKESVKNSQKTPVSVDLPVEKIHGVNLVVGVVEQGDIKEMIDRLKSKHERLLAMVFKKENERITLACGVKNAPIKANAWANEVAQILGGKGGGRGDFASAGGKDIEKLQAALNLAKNTALKALEG; encoded by the coding sequence ATGGATATTCGCAACGAATTTTTACAATTTTTTCGCAATAAGGGGCATGCCGTTTATCCTAGCATGCCTTTAGTGCCTAATGACGCTACCTTGCTTTTTACCAATGCCGGCATGGTGCAATTTAAAGATATTTTTACCGGGATGGTGCCGCGCCCTAGCATTCCCAGAGCGACAAGTTCGCAATTGTGCATGCGAGCGGGTGGCAAGCATAACGATTTGGAAAATGTCGGTTATACCGCAAGACACCACACGCTTTTTGAAATGTTAGGGAATTTCTCTTTTGGGGATTATTTCAAAGAAGAAGCGATTTTGTTTGCGTGGGAATTTGTAACCAAGAATTTAGGGTTTAAGCCTAAAGATTTATATATCAGCGTGCATGAAAAAGACGATGAAGCCGTTAAGCTATGGGAAAAGTTTGTGCCTTTTGACAGGATTAAAAAAATGGGCGATAAAGATAATTTCTGGCAAATGGGCGATAGCGGGCCTTGCGGGCCTTGCAGTGAAATCTATATTGATCAAGGCGAAAAACACTTTAAGGGGAGCGAGGATTATTTTGGGGGCGAGGGCGATAGGTTTTTAGAAATTTGGAATTTGGTGTTCATGCAATACGAACGTTCTAATGATGGCGTTTTGTCCCCCTTGCCAAAGCCTAGCATTGATACAGGCATGGGATTAGAAAGGGTGCAAGCGCTGTTAGAACATAAGCTCAATAACTTTGATTCTTCATTATTTGCACCCTTAATGGAAGAAATCAGCGAGCTTACAAGCCTGGATTATGCGAGCGAATTCCAACCAAGCTTTAGGGTAGTGGCCGATCACGCAAGGGCGGTAGCGTTTTTGCTCGCTCAAGGGGTGCATTTCAATAAGGAAGGCCGTGGCTATGTTTTAAGGCGCATTTTAAGGCGAGCCTTAAGGCATGGGTATTTAATGGGCTTGAAAGAATCGTTTTTATACAAAGTCGTGGGCGTGGTGTGCGAGCAATTTTCTAACACGCATGCGTATTTGAAAGAATCTAAAGAAATGGTAATGAAAGAATGCTTTGAAGAAGAAGAGCGCTTTTTAGAAACTTTGGAATCGGGCATGGAATTGTTTAACTTGTCTTTAGAACATTTGAATGAAAATAAAATTTTTGATGGCAAGATCGCTTTCAAGCTTTATGACACTTTTGGTTTTCCTTTGGATTTAACGAACGACATGCTAAGAAGTCATGGGGCGTGCGTGGATATGCAAGGCTTTGAATCTTGCATGCAAGAGCAAGTGAAACGTTCTAAAGCTTCATGGAAAGGCAAACAAAATAACGCTGATTTTAGCGCTATTTTAAACGCTTATGCACCCAACGAATTTGCGGGGTATGAAACGACAGAATGCTCTGCTAAAGCCTTAGGGTTTTTTGATAGCGATTTTAAAGAAATAACAGAGGCAAATCCTAACCAAGAAGTTTGGGTGTTGCTAGAAAAAACCCCATTTTACGCTGAGGGTGGGGGGGCTATAGGCGATAGGGGCACGCTTTTAAAGGACAATGAAGAAGCGGCTATAGTGTTGGATACAAAAAACTTTTTTGGGCTTAATTTTTCGCTCCTTGAAATCAAAAGAGCGCTAAAAAAAGGCGATCAAGTGATCGCTCAAGTGAGCGATGAACGCTTAGAAATTGCCAAACACCATAGCGCGACGCATTTATTGCAGAGCGCTTTAAGAGAAGTTTTAGGCCCGCATGTGAGTCAAGCAGGGAGTTTAGTGGAATCCAAACGATTGCGCTTTGATTTCTCACACCCTAAAGCACTCAATGATGAAGAGCTAGAAAAAGTAGAAGATTTAGTCAACGCTCAAATTTTCAAGCACCTAAATAGCCAGGTGGAGCATATGCCCTTAAATCAGGCTAAAGATAAGGGAGCGTTAGCGTTATTTAGTGAAAAATACGCTGAAAATGTGCGGGTGGTGAGCTTTAAAGAAGCGTCCATTGAATTGTGTGGGGGAATTCATGTGGAAAATACCGGGCTGATTGGGGGGTTTAGGATTGTAAAAGAAAGCGGGGTGAGTAGCGGGGTCAGACGCATTGAAGCGGTGTGCGGGAAAGCCTTTTACCAACTGGCTAAAGAAGAGAGTAAAGAGCTTAAAAACGCTAAGATTGCATTAAAAAATAACGATGTGATAGCCGGCATTAACAAGCTTAAAGAGAGCGTGAAAAACAGCCAAAAAACCCCCGTTTCTGTGGATTTACCGGTTGAAAAAATCCATGGCGTGAATTTAGTGGTGGGCGTAGTGGAACAGGGCGACATTAAAGAAATGATTGACCGATTGAAAAGCAAGCATGAAAGATTGCTCGCTATGGTGTTTAAAAAAGAAAATGAGCGAATAACTCTCGCATGCGGGGTGAAAAACGCGCCCATAAAAGCGAATGCGTGGGCTAATGAAGTGGCACAAATTTTAGGGGGCAAAGGGGGCGGAAGAGGCGATTTTGCGAGCGCTGGAGGCAAGGATATTGAAAAATTGCAAGCCGCGCTCAATTTGGCGAAAAACACCGCTCTTAAAGCTTTAGAGGGATAG
- a CDS encoding single-stranded DNA-binding protein, whose product MFNKVIMVGRLTRNVELKYLPSGSATATIGLATSRRFKKQDGTLGEEVCFIDARLFGRTAEIANQYLSKGSSVLIEGRLTYESWMDQTGKKNSRHTITADSLQFMDKKSDNPQANAMQDSVMHENFNNAYPANYNAPSQDPFNQAQSYAKNAHAKENLQAQPSKYQNSVPEINIDEEEIPF is encoded by the coding sequence ATGTTTAATAAAGTGATTATGGTAGGGCGTTTGACTAGGAATGTGGAGTTGAAATATTTGCCTAGCGGTTCGGCTACGGCTACAATAGGTTTAGCCACAAGCAGGCGTTTCAAAAAGCAAGACGGCACGCTAGGCGAAGAAGTGTGCTTTATAGATGCGCGTTTGTTTGGGCGAACGGCTGAAATCGCTAACCAGTATTTGAGCAAGGGTTCAAGCGTTTTGATAGAAGGGCGTTTGACTTATGAGAGTTGGATGGATCAAACGGGCAAAAAAAATTCCCGCCACACTATCACAGCGGACTCGTTGCAATTTATGGATAAAAAGTCAGACAATCCTCAAGCAAACGCCATGCAAGATAGCGTAATGCATGAGAATTTCAACAACGCTTATCCTGCTAATTATAACGCTCCTAGCCAAGATCCTTTTAACCAAGCCCAAAGTTATGCAAAAAACGCTCACGCTAAAGAGAATTTACAAGCACAGCCGTCCAAGTATCAAAACAGCGTGCCTGAAATCAATATTGATGAAGAAGAAATCCCCTTTTAA
- a CDS encoding shikimate dehydrogenase: MKLKSFGVFGNPIKHSKSPLIHNACFLTFQKELGFLGHYHPILLPLESRIKNEFLHLGLSGANVTLPFKERAFQICDKIKGIALECGAVNTLVLENDELVGYNTDALGFYLSLKQKNYQNALILGAGGSAKALACELKKQGLKVSVLNRSSRGLDFFQRLGCDCFMEPPKSAFDLIINATSASLNNELPLNKEVLKGYFKEGQLAYDLAYGFLTPFLSLAKELETPFQDGKDMLIYQAALSFEKFSASQIPYSKAFEVMRSVF; encoded by the coding sequence ATGAAATTAAAATCTTTTGGGGTTTTTGGAAATCCCATTAAACATTCCAAATCGCCCTTAATCCATAACGCTTGTTTTTTGACTTTTCAAAAAGAATTAGGGTTTTTGGGGCATTACCACCCCATATTACTCCCTTTAGAAAGCCGTATCAAAAACGAGTTTTTGCATTTAGGATTGAGTGGGGCTAATGTAACCTTACCCTTTAAAGAAAGGGCGTTTCAAATTTGCGATAAGATCAAAGGTATCGCGCTTGAATGCGGAGCAGTCAATACGCTTGTTTTGGAAAATGATGAGCTTGTGGGTTACAATACCGACGCTTTAGGGTTTTATCTTTCTTTAAAGCAAAAAAACTATCAAAACGCTTTGATTTTAGGCGCTGGGGGGAGCGCTAAAGCTCTAGCGTGCGAATTGAAAAAACAAGGCTTAAAGGTGAGCGTGTTAAACCGCTCTTCTAGGGGATTGGATTTTTTCCAACGCCTGGGCTGTGATTGTTTTATGGAGCCTCCTAAAAGCGCTTTTGATTTGATCATTAACGCTACTTCAGCGAGTTTAAATAACGAATTGCCTTTGAATAAAGAGGTTTTGAAAGGGTATTTTAAAGAGGGCCAGCTCGCTTATGATTTAGCGTATGGGTTTTTAACGCCTTTTTTGTCTCTGGCTAAAGAGTTAGAAACCCCTTTTCAAGATGGGAAAGACATGCTTATCTATCAAGCTGCTTTAAGTTTTGAAAAATTCAGCGCTTCTCAAATCCCTTATTCAAAAGCGTTTGAAGTCATGCGAAGTGTTTTTTGA
- the maf gene encoding septum formation inhibitor Maf: MELILGSQSGARANLLKEHGIRFEQKALHFDEESLKTTDPREFVYLACKGKLEKAKELLTNNCAIVVADSVVSVGNRMQRKAKNKQEALEFLKCQNGHEIEVLTCSALISPALEWLDLSVFRARLKAFDFSEIEKYLESGLWQESAGCVCLEDFHKPYIKSSSENLSVGLGLNVEGLLGALKLGAKLSSL, from the coding sequence ATGGAGCTTATTTTAGGCTCTCAATCTGGTGCTAGGGCAAATCTTTTAAAAGAGCATGGGATTAGGTTTGAACAAAAAGCGCTTCATTTTGATGAAGAAAGCCTAAAAACCACAGACCCTAGGGAGTTTGTCTATTTAGCGTGCAAGGGGAAATTAGAAAAAGCTAAAGAATTGCTCACAAACAACTGCGCTATCGTGGTGGCTGATAGCGTGGTGAGCGTGGGTAATCGCATGCAACGAAAAGCTAAAAACAAACAAGAAGCCCTTGAATTTTTAAAATGCCAAAATGGTCATGAAATAGAGGTTTTAACCTGCTCTGCATTGATTTCTCCCGCATTAGAATGGCTGGATCTATCGGTTTTTAGAGCGCGTTTAAAGGCGTTTGATTTCAGCGAAATAGAAAAATATTTAGAGAGCGGTTTGTGGCAAGAAAGCGCGGGCTGTGTGTGTTTAGAGGACTTTCATAAGCCCTATATTAAAAGTTCAAGCGAGAATTTAAGCGTGGGGTTGGGG
- the rpsR gene encoding 30S ribosomal protein S18 translates to MERKRYSKRYCKYTEAKISFIDYKDLDMLKHTLSERYKIMPRRLTGNSKKWQERVEVAIKRARHMALIPYIVDRKKVVDSPFKQH, encoded by the coding sequence ATGGAAAGAAAACGCTATTCGAAACGCTATTGCAAATACACTGAAGCTAAAATCAGCTTTATTGACTATAAAGATTTAGACATGCTCAAGCACACGCTATCAGAGCGCTATAAAATCATGCCAAGAAGGTTGACAGGCAATAGCAAAAAGTGGCAAGAGAGGGTGGAAGTGGCGATCAAAAGAGCCCGCCACATGGCTTTAATCCCCTACATTGTGGATAGGAAAAAAGTCGTGGATAGCCCTTTTAAACAGCATTAA
- the rpsF gene encoding 30S ribosomal protein S6, with protein MRHYETMFILKPTLVEEEIKSKIEFYREVITKHHGVIETSLDMGMRNLAYEIKKHKRGYYYVAYFKAEPSMILELERLYRINEDVLRFIVIKYESKKEVEAWHALVDRANKKPSHAKEKHEKTEHTHSNHVEEAESVGSHSE; from the coding sequence ATGAGGCATTATGAAACGATGTTTATTCTCAAACCTACTTTAGTAGAAGAAGAGATTAAATCCAAAATTGAATTTTACAGAGAAGTGATCACTAAGCATCACGGCGTGATTGAAACGAGCCTGGATATGGGCATGCGTAATTTGGCTTATGAAATCAAAAAGCACAAAAGAGGCTATTATTATGTGGCGTATTTCAAAGCAGAGCCGTCCATGATTTTAGAGCTTGAACGATTGTATCGCATCAATGAAGATGTGTTGCGTTTCATTGTGATCAAATACGAAAGCAAAAAAGAGGTGGAAGCGTGGCATGCGTTAGTGGATAGGGCTAATAAAAAGCCATCACACGCTAAAGAAAAACACGAAAAAACCGAACACACGCATTCTAACCATGTAGAGGAAGCAGAAAGCGTAGGATCTCATAGCGAATAA
- a CDS encoding YdcH family protein — MFHEFRDEISVLKANNPHFDKIFEKHNQLDDDIKTAEQQNASDAEVSHMKKQKLKLKDEIHSMIIEYREKQKSERA, encoded by the coding sequence ATGTTCCATGAATTTAGAGACGAAATCAGCGTGTTAAAAGCGAATAACCCGCATTTTGATAAGATTTTTGAGAAACACAACCAGCTTGATGATGACATCAAAACCGCTGAGCAACAAAACGCTAGCGACGCTGAAGTCAGCCACATGAAAAAACAAAAATTAAAATTAAAAGACGAAATCCACAGCATGATCATAGAGTATAGAGAGAAGCAAAAATCTGAACGCGCTTAA
- the holA gene encoding DNA polymerase III subunit delta yields MYRKDLDHYLKQRLPKAVFLYGEFDFFIHYYIQTISTLFKCDNPDTETSLFYASDYEKSQIATLLEQDSLFGGSSLVILKLDFVLHKKFKENDINLFLKALERPSHNRLIIGLYNSKSDTTKYKYSSDTIVKFFQKSPLKDEAIHARFFIPKAWESLKFLQERANFLHLDISSHLLNALFETNNEDLSVSFNDLDKLAILNAPITLEDIQELSSNAGDMDLQKLILGLFLKKSVLDIYDYLLKEGKKDADILRGLERYFYQLFLFFAHIKTTGLMDAKEVLGYAPPKEIVENYAKNALRLKEAGYKRVFEIFRLWHIQSMQGQKELGFLYLTPIQKIINP; encoded by the coding sequence ATGTATCGTAAAGATTTAGACCATTATTTAAAACAACGCCTCCCTAAAGCGGTGTTTTTGTATGGGGAGTTTGATTTTTTTATCCATTATTATATTCAAACGATTAGCACGCTTTTTAAATGCGATAACCCTGACACAGAAACCTCGCTTTTTTATGCGAGCGATTATGAAAAAAGCCAGATTGCGACCCTTTTAGAGCAGGATTCTTTATTTGGAGGGAGCAGTTTAGTCATTTTAAAACTGGATTTTGTGCTGCATAAGAAATTTAAAGAAAACGATATCAATCTTTTTTTAAAAGCCCTAGAGCGGCCTAGCCATAACAGGCTTATCATAGGGCTTTATAATTCTAAAAGCGACACCACCAAATACAAATACAGCAGCGATACTATCGTTAAATTTTTCCAAAAAAGCCCCTTGAAAGATGAAGCAATCCATGCACGCTTTTTTATCCCTAAAGCGTGGGAGAGTTTGAAATTCTTACAAGAAAGGGCGAATTTTTTGCATTTAGACATCAGCAGCCATCTTTTAAACGCTCTTTTTGAAACCAATAACGAAGATTTAAGCGTTTCGTTTAACGATTTAGACAAGCTAGCGATATTAAACGCGCCCATCACTTTAGAAGACATTCAAGAATTAAGCTCCAATGCGGGGGATATGGATTTACAAAAACTCATTTTAGGGCTTTTTTTGAAAAAAAGCGTGCTTGATATTTATGATTATTTGTTAAAAGAGGGCAAAAAAGATGCGGATATTTTAAGGGGGTTAGAGCGCTATTTTTACCAGCTTTTTTTATTTTTCGCTCACATTAAAACGACCGGTTTAATGGATGCTAAAGAGGTTTTAGGCTACGCTCCTCCTAAAGAGATTGTAGAAAATTACGCTAAAAACGCCCTGCGTTTGAAAGAAGCCGGCTATAAGAGGGTTTTTGAAATTTTTAGGTTATGGCACATTCAAAGCATGCAAGGGCAAAAGGAATTGGGTTTTTTGTATTTGACCCCCATTCAAAAAATCATCAACCCTTGA
- a CDS encoding RNB domain-containing ribonuclease, which translates to MQGFLRSLFFGVKKIPKRFAPLVEKGVLKEALQSNKDRYFLKEGFDIGRIERAENKAFFISLAKNYPKDPLIKNLPPSFKTDALILCQIECSKKRPIAFFKAALFDAQDTMIAYLAKEKNQIVAIPFKEAFKKPILLKHSQRSLLALPRHCVVKIDLKKREISEILGALEDPLIDENLSLSLFDRIKDFSKDCLNLAQYYAQLKASDFKDRINYSRIPFITIDPKDAKDFDDAIFYDQEKRVLFVAVADVSEFVPKYSSLDKEARIRGFSVYFPNSVYPMLPLSLSQGACSLKAFEKRLALVYEIPLDNLKNARLFQGVIEVRANCTYEEINHFLNANQSSLDKDLQQSLLEFLEVALKLKKERLKKGFNFNSFENKLYLNKEGRIEKIETEKESDAHTLIEEAMLLANQSSARLLDEHFHNKGIYRTHKEPSLEQQKRLYDKLFDYEIVRPKNMGFFPFLEHALKIAKEKSIEREVSRLIIKSQNLALYSPMQESHFGLGFASYTHFTSPIRRYSDLALHRLLKELLFHQAKGCSYLLEETPELCSELNALQKKAALIERDFIKRKFARLALEFLEKEFLGVVLEVKDWVVVELKEWVGLKVLIKTNKVFNPLEKVRVKITHADLILGQVRGEITERIKEHVS; encoded by the coding sequence ATGCAAGGGTTTTTAAGAAGCCTGTTTTTTGGGGTTAAAAAGATCCCTAAACGATTCGCTCCCCTAGTAGAAAAGGGCGTTTTAAAAGAAGCGCTTCAATCAAACAAGGATCGCTATTTTTTAAAAGAAGGCTTTGATATAGGCAGGATTGAGCGGGCAGAAAATAAGGCGTTTTTCATTTCTTTAGCGAAAAATTACCCTAAAGACCCTTTAATCAAAAACTTACCCCCATCTTTTAAAACAGACGCTTTGATTTTATGCCAAATAGAATGTTCTAAAAAACGCCCCATAGCCTTTTTTAAAGCCGCACTTTTTGATGCGCAAGACACGATGATAGCTTACTTGGCTAAAGAAAAAAACCAGATTGTGGCTATCCCTTTTAAAGAGGCTTTTAAAAAGCCTATTCTTTTAAAGCACAGCCAAAGATCCTTATTAGCATTGCCTAGGCATTGCGTGGTAAAGATCGATCTTAAAAAGCGTGAAATCAGCGAAATTTTAGGGGCTTTAGAAGATCCTTTAATAGATGAAAACCTTTCTTTAAGCCTTTTTGACAGGATTAAGGATTTTTCAAAAGATTGCCTAAATTTAGCCCAATATTACGCGCAACTCAAAGCGAGCGATTTTAAAGACAGGATCAATTATTCTCGCATCCCTTTTATCACCATTGACCCCAAAGACGCTAAAGATTTTGACGATGCGATTTTTTATGATCAAGAAAAAAGGGTTTTGTTTGTGGCGGTTGCTGATGTGAGCGAATTTGTGCCGAAATATTCCAGTTTGGATAAAGAAGCTAGAATTAGGGGCTTTAGCGTGTATTTCCCTAACAGCGTCTATCCCATGCTGCCTTTGAGTTTGTCTCAAGGGGCATGCTCGCTAAAAGCGTTTGAAAAACGCCTGGCTTTAGTGTATGAAATCCCTTTAGATAATTTGAAAAACGCCCGATTGTTTCAAGGCGTCATTGAAGTTAGGGCTAATTGCACTTATGAAGAAATCAATCATTTTTTAAACGCTAATCAAAGCTCTTTAGATAAAGATTTGCAACAAAGCCTTTTAGAGTTTTTAGAGGTGGCTTTAAAGTTAAAAAAGGAGCGTTTAAAAAAGGGGTTTAATTTCAATTCCTTTGAAAACAAGCTGTATTTGAATAAAGAAGGGCGTATAGAAAAAATTGAAACAGAAAAAGAAAGCGATGCGCACACCCTTATAGAAGAAGCCATGCTCTTAGCCAACCAGTCTAGTGCTAGGTTATTAGATGAGCATTTTCACAATAAAGGGATATACCGCACCCATAAAGAGCCAAGTTTGGAGCAGCAAAAACGCCTCTACGACAAGCTTTTTGATTATGAGATTGTGCGCCCTAAAAACATGGGTTTTTTTCCTTTTTTAGAGCATGCCTTAAAGATAGCCAAAGAAAAGAGTATAGAAAGAGAAGTTTCACGCTTAATCATCAAGTCTCAAAATTTAGCCCTTTATAGCCCCATGCAAGAAAGCCATTTTGGTTTGGGGTTTGCTAGCTATACGCATTTCACTTCGCCCATTAGACGATACAGCGATCTAGCCTTACACAGGCTTTTAAAAGAATTATTATTCCATCAAGCTAAAGGCTGCTCGTATTTGTTAGAAGAAACGCCTGAATTATGCTCTGAATTGAACGCTTTACAAAAAAAGGCCGCTTTGATTGAAAGGGATTTCATCAAGCGCAAATTCGCCCGCTTGGCTTTAGAGTTTTTAGAAAAAGAGTTTTTGGGCGTGGTTTTAGAGGTTAAAGATTGGGTGGTGGTGGAGCTAAAAGAGTGGGTAGGGCTTAAAGTTTTGATCAAAACGAACAAGGTTTTTAATCCGTTAGAAAAGGTGCGCGTTAAAATCACGCATGCGGATTTGATTTTAGGGCAAGTTAGAGGCGAAATCACAGAAAGGATTAAAGAGCATGTATCGTAA